In a genomic window of Thermoproteus tenax Kra 1:
- the hemL gene encoding glutamate-1-semialdehyde 2,1-aminomutase: MLWDRARAIFPGGVNSPARALRHLQSPLIAERGEGAYLYTDRGKLVDFCMGFGPLILGHRPKPVLDAVKAWLERGWLYAMLTEPEVELGETIIRHVPSVKKIRFVSTGTEATMNAVRLARGYTKRDVIIKFEGNFHGSHDYVLVKAGSGAATWGIPTSAGIPADVAKLTVVVPYNDVEAFRKAIREVGDRLAAVIVEPVAGNYGLIIPDIDFLKTLREETERVGALLIFDEVITGFRLGLSGAQGRFGVIPDITTLGKIIGGGFPIGAFGGRQEVMDLVAPSGPVYNAGTFNAHPVSMVAGLATLRELERGYPYEVADRAAEKMARGLEDLAGRYGFDVVVKRISSMFQLYFKRGDVKTPQDVRESNEKLYLKLHEIALSHGVYLTPSQYEVNFTSSMHTDEVVNEALQALELAFRKLKLVGSS, from the coding sequence GACAGAGGCAAGCTAGTGGATTTCTGTATGGGCTTTGGCCCACTTATTCTCGGCCATAGGCCCAAACCGGTGCTAGACGCCGTGAAGGCTTGGCTCGAGAGAGGCTGGCTCTACGCCATGCTTACAGAGCCGGAGGTGGAGCTGGGAGAGACAATAATAAGACATGTGCCGTCTGTGAAGAAGATTCGCTTTGTTAGCACTGGCACCGAGGCCACCATGAACGCCGTTAGACTGGCCCGAGGTTATACAAAGAGAGATGTTATCATTAAGTTCGAGGGAAACTTCCACGGCTCGCACGACTACGTGTTGGTCAAGGCCGGCTCAGGCGCCGCAACGTGGGGCATACCGACCAGCGCAGGTATACCGGCCGATGTAGCCAAACTGACGGTGGTAGTCCCGTACAACGACGTCGAAGCATTCCGCAAGGCAATTAGAGAGGTCGGAGACAGATTGGCCGCAGTCATAGTGGAGCCTGTCGCGGGAAACTACGGGCTCATAATACCAGACATAGACTTCCTGAAAACGTTAAGAGAGGAGACAGAAAGAGTGGGAGCCCTCCTTATATTCGATGAGGTGATCACTGGCTTTAGACTCGGGCTGTCGGGCGCCCAAGGCCGTTTCGGCGTGATTCCCGACATCACGACGCTCGGCAAGATCATAGGGGGCGGATTCCCCATAGGAGCCTTCGGTGGTCGCCAGGAGGTGATGGACCTTGTAGCGCCCAGCGGTCCTGTGTACAATGCTGGCACGTTCAATGCACACCCTGTGTCCATGGTAGCGGGTTTGGCAACTTTAAGGGAGCTGGAGCGAGGGTATCCCTACGAGGTCGCCGATAGAGCGGCCGAAAAGATGGCCAGAGGCCTTGAGGACCTGGCTGGCCGCTACGGGTTTGACGTTGTAGTGAAAAGAATAAGCTCTATGTTCCAGCTGTACTTTAAGAGGGGCGATGTCAAAACGCCCCAAGACGTTAGAGAGAGCAACGAGAAATTATACCTGAAATTGCACGAGATCGCTCTAAGCCACGGCGTCTATCTGACTCCAAGCCAGTATGAAGTCAACTTCACGTCGTCGATGCACACAGACGAGGTAGTCAACGAGGCTCTGCAGGCGTTGGAGTTAGCCTTTAGGAAGTTGAAGCTTGTGGGATCTTCATAA
- a CDS encoding NAD(P)-binding domain-containing protein — protein MPLLEKLFSASITFREVPTEKLGELGRSVMEMLGVAPYFPIPLYVLHTCNRVEVYAWDVPQPIVHAVLSRYGGYADRVVVRRGTEAALHLLEVAAGLDSMLIGETDILGQMEEAFDSQVKSHVTRDLLKVVVERAIRFGKMVRTNTNISRGPRGLGSLSIIYVKETMGDLSNLSIGIIGAGSVGQGLAKELKDEGARRIYILNRTFEKAKEIAERIGATAMPLNRESIDECLKKCDVVFATATSFEPIIKEVPPNHKVRLIVDLGVPMNVSNNLPVKVVRLDDLKPIADRYNSERLQEIQKVKAMALEEVENIERALARRAVEIELGEYMRLVALISQEEGRRAGANASLAANSAAKRAVLPLIEALKKHAESGNIETVMQILNDAKRLMKIPQASTS, from the coding sequence ATGCCTCTTTTGGAGAAGCTGTTCTCGGCCTCCATAACTTTTCGCGAGGTGCCTACGGAAAAGTTGGGCGAGCTTGGCAGAAGCGTGATGGAGATGCTCGGCGTTGCTCCGTACTTCCCTATACCATTATACGTACTTCACACGTGCAATAGAGTTGAGGTTTATGCGTGGGACGTGCCCCAGCCAATAGTGCACGCAGTGCTCTCGCGGTACGGAGGATACGCAGACCGAGTTGTAGTCAGGAGAGGCACGGAGGCCGCGCTACACCTTTTGGAGGTCGCTGCAGGCCTTGACTCAATGTTGATCGGCGAGACCGACATATTGGGCCAGATGGAAGAAGCCTTCGATAGCCAAGTCAAGTCTCATGTAACAAGGGATCTGCTAAAGGTAGTTGTCGAGAGAGCAATAAGGTTCGGTAAGATGGTTAGGACGAACACAAACATATCTCGGGGACCGAGGGGCCTCGGTAGCCTATCTATAATATATGTAAAGGAAACTATGGGCGATTTATCAAACCTATCTATTGGGATAATAGGCGCCGGATCCGTCGGACAAGGCCTCGCCAAGGAGCTCAAAGACGAGGGGGCTAGGCGGATATATATATTGAATCGTACTTTCGAAAAGGCGAAGGAGATCGCCGAAAGGATAGGCGCTACCGCAATGCCGCTGAACAGGGAAAGCATAGATGAGTGCCTGAAGAAATGCGACGTAGTCTTTGCGACAGCCACATCGTTCGAGCCTATAATCAAGGAGGTGCCGCCTAATCACAAGGTAAGGCTCATAGTAGATCTTGGAGTTCCAATGAACGTCTCCAACAATCTGCCCGTTAAAGTAGTTAGATTGGACGACCTTAAGCCGATTGCAGATAGATACAATTCTGAAAGACTTCAAGAGATTCAGAAAGTGAAGGCTATGGCGTTGGAAGAGGTGGAGAACATCGAGAGGGCTCTAGCTAGAAGGGCCGTCGAGATAGAGCTTGGAGAGTACATGAGGCTCGTTGCTCTTATATCGCAAGAGGAGGGCCGGAGGGCGGGAGCCAACGCCTCGCTTGCGGCCAACTCGGCCGCAAAGAGGGCCGTCTTGCCCCTAATTGAGGCGTTAAAAAAACATGCTGAAAGTGGAAACATTGAGACTGTGATGCAGATATTGAATGACGCAAAGAGGCTTATGAAGATCCCACAAGCTTCAACTTCCTAA
- the hemC gene encoding hydroxymethylbilane synthase: MKIRVATRGSKLSLLQTEMFLMRIKAVEPDVKFEIITVKTTGDLVQDRPLYEIGAKGIFEKEVNMALLRGDADIAIHSLKDLPSVISDELVIAGFSERETPYDVLASKSGYNIYTLPPGARVGTSSVRRAAFLKRVRPDVNIVPLRGNLDTRVGKVLNGVVDAAILAEAGLRRLYGAGAPLNLYRIRPEVIPPPPGQGIIAAVARRDDVGIIELLRRASDRRAAVEAAAERAFLKEVGAGCHTAVGGIAIAGPLGIEFLAAYASLDGRRAVFVRVFGESPEEVGTRAGRRLKEAMSSEGLKA; encoded by the coding sequence GTGAAGATCAGAGTGGCGACTAGAGGGAGCAAACTCAGCTTGCTTCAGACCGAGATGTTCCTGATGCGAATAAAGGCTGTGGAACCGGACGTCAAGTTTGAAATAATAACTGTGAAGACGACAGGAGACCTTGTGCAGGATCGGCCATTGTATGAGATAGGGGCCAAGGGTATATTTGAAAAAGAGGTCAATATGGCATTATTGAGAGGCGATGCAGATATAGCGATCCACTCCCTCAAAGATCTGCCGTCTGTGATAAGCGACGAGCTAGTTATTGCTGGCTTCTCAGAGAGGGAGACTCCATACGATGTTTTGGCAAGCAAGTCTGGCTATAATATATACACGCTCCCGCCGGGCGCCAGAGTGGGTACCTCCAGCGTCAGGAGGGCCGCCTTCCTCAAAAGGGTAAGGCCCGACGTGAACATTGTACCATTGAGGGGAAACCTCGATACTAGGGTGGGGAAAGTATTAAACGGCGTTGTCGACGCAGCGATACTCGCCGAGGCTGGCCTTAGGAGGCTTTACGGCGCCGGCGCGCCCCTAAATCTATACAGGATCCGGCCCGAGGTGATTCCGCCGCCGCCGGGACAGGGCATTATCGCAGCAGTAGCCCGGCGAGATGACGTTGGTATAATTGAACTGCTAAGGAGGGCGAGCGACAGGAGGGCGGCCGTGGAGGCCGCCGCCGAGCGCGCATTTCTTAAAGAGGTCGGGGCCGGTTGCCACACAGCAGTGGGAGGTATCGCCATTGCGGGCCCCCTCGGGATCGAGTTCCTCGCAGCCTATGCCTCTCTCGATGGCAGAAGGGCTGTGTTCGTCAGAGTGTTCGGAGAAAGCCCGGAGGAAGTGGGAACCCGCGCAGGTAGGAGGTTGAAGGAGGCGATGAGCTCGGAGGGGCTTAAAGCTTAA
- a CDS encoding ATP:cob(I)alamin adenosyltransferase, whose amino-acid sequence MAKPCILVGRCPGDMGDTEVLWFGEAKCVSKASAIVKLFGALEAAQVHVNLAAVKADGRIRRTLWLVFWSLQYAGFYLSTGDHRYLKKAMESLHRATRYAYILASDAPLGWVVCLDEICAYINTARAWVRWTERRLAQVDRGREVIMLLNHIGNILFELMRTRGHLVVDQGRIHRYVPSLGATDSVLNF is encoded by the coding sequence ATGGCAAAACCGTGTATCTTGGTCGGGAGGTGCCCAGGCGATATGGGGGACACCGAGGTCCTCTGGTTCGGCGAAGCTAAATGCGTATCAAAGGCTTCGGCGATCGTCAAGCTGTTCGGAGCTTTAGAGGCAGCCCAAGTACACGTCAATCTGGCCGCCGTTAAGGCCGATGGAAGGATCAGGAGGACCTTGTGGCTCGTGTTCTGGTCGCTTCAATATGCTGGGTTCTATCTATCGACTGGAGATCATAGGTATCTGAAGAAGGCGATGGAGTCTCTGCACAGGGCGACGAGATATGCGTACATCCTGGCCTCGGATGCTCCATTGGGGTGGGTCGTTTGTCTAGACGAAATATGTGCTTATATAAATACAGCGAGAGCATGGGTTAGATGGACTGAGAGAAGATTGGCCCAAGTAGATAGAGGCCGCGAAGTTATAATGTTGTTAAACCACATTGGAAATATTTTGTTCGAACTCATGAGAACAAGGGGCCACTTAGTGGTAGACCAAGGCAGAATTCATAGGTACGTGCCCAGCTTGGGCGCCACCGATTCGGTGCTAAATTTTTAA
- a CDS encoding 30S ribosomal protein S13: MSEVRGIVRVGDTDLDGGKATAYALTKIKGIGIASALAICRRLGIDPYAPLGSLGEEQISKLDWAVRNLNEIAPPWFLNRRKDPVSGRDLHLIGSELILAAKNDIDLMKKLRSWKGMRHAAGLKVRGQRTVTTGRFGPTAGVVKKKEGPQQSKQ; this comes from the coding sequence GTGTCTGAGGTTAGGGGGATCGTACGCGTAGGCGATACGGATCTTGACGGAGGCAAGGCCACAGCGTATGCCTTAACAAAAATAAAAGGCATAGGGATAGCCTCTGCGTTGGCAATCTGTAGAAGGCTGGGCATAGATCCATATGCTCCACTCGGCTCGTTGGGCGAGGAGCAGATATCGAAGCTTGATTGGGCGGTCAGAAACCTCAACGAGATAGCGCCTCCGTGGTTCCTCAATAGAAGGAAGGATCCCGTAAGCGGTAGAGATCTTCACTTAATCGGCTCAGAGCTTATCCTCGCCGCCAAGAACGATATTGATCTCATGAAGAAGCTGAGAAGCTGGAAAGGCATGAGGCACGCGGCCGGCCTAAAGGTGAGAGGACAGCGCACAGTCACTACTGGCAGATTTGGGCCGACCGCAGGCGTTGTTAAAAAGAAGGAGGGGCCACAACAGAGTAAGCAATAG
- a CDS encoding 30S ribosomal protein S4, with the protein MGGKKKSRKTYLEGKPKKLWNTQLLLEELQLMGEYGLRNKRELWKARSLLKHIVRRARSLLSMRAEERAPLELPFKERLYKLGFIDDVNIPLDRVLSLDVRAILDRRLQTIVYRKGLAKTIYEARQLITHGHIAINGRRMRSPGFLVPRELEDKIGYAPTSPLLARSQAQQQ; encoded by the coding sequence ATGGGAGGCAAGAAGAAAAGTAGAAAGACATATCTCGAGGGCAAGCCGAAGAAGCTCTGGAATACCCAGCTGTTGCTTGAGGAGCTTCAGCTGATGGGTGAGTACGGCCTGAGGAATAAACGCGAACTATGGAAAGCGCGGTCTCTATTGAAGCACATAGTGAGACGCGCCAGAAGCTTGTTGTCCATGAGGGCTGAGGAGAGAGCGCCTCTAGAGCTCCCATTTAAGGAGAGACTATACAAGCTCGGCTTTATTGACGATGTCAATATTCCTCTTGATAGAGTGCTCTCTCTAGACGTGAGAGCTATCTTGGACAGAAGGCTCCAGACAATTGTATACAGGAAGGGGCTAGCCAAGACTATCTACGAGGCCAGACAACTTATCACGCATGGCCATATAGCGATCAACGGAAGGAGGATGAGATCCCCTGGCTTTTTAGTGCCGCGAGAGCTGGAGGACAAGATAGGATACGCGCCCACAAGCCCTCTGCTCGCCCGCTCCCAAGCCCAGCAACAATAG
- a CDS encoding isoaspartyl peptidase/L-asparaginase family protein, whose amino-acid sequence MDAVLAVHGGAGKWAIDKQEARSVLDALRGAVDAGLLALARGNALDGVTEAVAYMEESGLFNAGIGAVYTIDGSVLLDAGVMDGKTGRAGAVAAVEGVKSAVKLARFVLENTDHVLIVGEGAEELARAAGLAIAKNIFYNDVKNRRYVEAKREAVSGRWHYKKVVEIARELGIGDTVGAVARDREGNMAAATSTGGVWLKLKGRVGDSPIVGAGFWAENGVGAFSATGIGEVIMLSLLSFKAAERLKSGVDIDTALQDVLGRGHAEVRR is encoded by the coding sequence GTGGACGCAGTCCTCGCAGTTCACGGGGGGGCCGGGAAGTGGGCCATTGATAAACAAGAGGCACGCTCAGTTCTTGACGCGCTGAGGGGAGCCGTAGATGCAGGCCTTCTTGCCTTGGCCAGAGGCAACGCCCTCGATGGCGTAACTGAGGCAGTCGCATATATGGAGGAGTCAGGGCTGTTCAACGCAGGCATTGGCGCCGTCTATACTATTGACGGAAGCGTGTTGTTAGATGCAGGCGTCATGGATGGAAAGACCGGGAGAGCAGGCGCAGTCGCGGCCGTTGAGGGAGTCAAGAGCGCTGTCAAGCTAGCCCGCTTCGTATTAGAGAACACCGACCACGTGCTGATCGTGGGCGAGGGGGCCGAGGAGCTTGCCAGAGCTGCTGGTTTGGCAATAGCTAAAAATATTTTTTATAACGATGTAAAGAATAGGCGATACGTTGAGGCTAAAAGAGAGGCCGTCTCTGGACGCTGGCACTATAAGAAAGTTGTAGAGATCGCGAGAGAGTTGGGCATAGGCGATACGGTCGGTGCAGTGGCCAGAGATCGCGAGGGCAATATGGCGGCGGCCACGTCGACCGGCGGCGTCTGGCTTAAACTGAAGGGCAGAGTGGGGGATTCCCCCATCGTTGGCGCTGGATTTTGGGCCGAGAACGGCGTAGGCGCCTTCTCCGCCACAGGTATAGGCGAAGTCATCATGTTATCGTTGCTCTCTTTCAAAGCAGCGGAGCGCCTCAAGAGCGGGGTCGACATTGATACCGCTCTGCAGGATGTATTGGGGCGAGGTCACGCGGAGGTTCGGCGCTGA
- a CDS encoding DUF72 domain-containing protein encodes MVVIVGICGFARSRRDVYSALDAVELQETFYNLPNEERLRALSREAPPGFVFTVKVFQGITHPPTSPTFKRTRGFRPTENHGLLKPTSENLELWDLFRRLTKPLGARVYVFQTPPSMRTEHLSAALEFFRTIRGDETIAWEPRGEVANVEGLDAALAEINVSLVVDPLKRPLPNSPIHYFRLHGMGGEVNYRYKYTDDDLNKLLIISKKAKNPYIMFNNIYMFDDAVRFKRLASAIS; translated from the coding sequence ATAGTTGTGATAGTGGGGATATGCGGCTTCGCGCGTAGTAGAAGGGACGTCTATAGTGCTCTGGATGCAGTTGAGCTACAGGAGACCTTCTATAATCTCCCAAATGAGGAAAGGCTCAGGGCCCTCAGCAGGGAGGCGCCTCCTGGTTTTGTCTTCACAGTTAAAGTGTTTCAAGGCATCACCCATCCGCCGACAAGCCCCACCTTCAAACGCACCAGAGGCTTCAGACCAACCGAAAACCACGGTCTGCTCAAACCGACAAGTGAGAACTTAGAGCTTTGGGATCTCTTCAGACGGCTGACTAAACCCTTAGGCGCCAGGGTCTATGTCTTTCAGACGCCGCCAAGCATGAGGACAGAGCATCTATCCGCCGCGCTGGAGTTCTTCAGAACTATAAGAGGCGATGAAACGATAGCATGGGAGCCGAGGGGGGAGGTGGCCAACGTAGAGGGGCTCGATGCCGCGCTGGCCGAGATCAACGTCTCTCTAGTGGTAGACCCTCTGAAGAGGCCGTTGCCGAACTCCCCAATACACTATTTCAGACTGCACGGAATGGGGGGCGAGGTCAATTATAGGTATAAATATACTGATGATGACTTAAATAAATTATTAATTATTTCTAAAAAAGCAAAAAATCCTTATATTATGTTTAATAATATTTATATGTTTGATGATGCAGTTAGATTTAAGAGGCTGGCGTCAGCTATTTCTTGA
- a CDS encoding radical SAM protein: MDWRLYRPDAVLVWRDEEVRRRLSWYYLVMENRAPAKYHIAARLEAPSDYIYMEDERLWRVHEELGKAFDDEWSRQRQRPDTSVISAAIPKASFLDVKVELSRRMLRRCLLCERRCGIDRSKTRGACLLNDTPRVASWFHHLGEEAPLVPSGTVFFTGCNFRCVYCQNWDISQRPDNGVEVSSRQLALIQIKLRSEGARNINWVGGEPTPNIPFIIESMRILAEKRINVPQLWNSNMYLTHEGLSLMLHVIDIWLPDFKYGNDSCALRYSIAPRYVEVVARNLLMLCRRGEDIIIRHLVLPGHVECCTKPVLKWIAENCPRALVNIMDQYHPDYLVPRYRRYADINRLVSELEMEEAYRYADKLGLVWRPVS; this comes from the coding sequence GTGGACTGGAGACTTTACAGACCCGACGCCGTACTCGTGTGGAGAGACGAAGAGGTGAGACGGAGGCTTAGCTGGTACTACTTAGTGATGGAGAACAGGGCGCCGGCCAAGTACCACATAGCAGCTAGATTAGAGGCGCCGAGCGATTATATCTATATGGAGGACGAAAGACTCTGGAGAGTACACGAGGAGTTAGGTAAGGCGTTTGACGATGAGTGGTCGCGCCAGAGGCAACGCCCAGACACCTCGGTGATATCGGCTGCAATTCCCAAGGCCTCGTTCTTAGACGTCAAGGTGGAGCTCTCGAGACGTATGTTGAGGAGGTGTCTTTTGTGCGAGAGGCGGTGCGGCATAGATAGATCGAAGACAAGGGGGGCTTGTCTCCTCAACGATACGCCGAGGGTGGCAAGTTGGTTTCATCACCTTGGCGAGGAGGCGCCGCTCGTGCCCTCGGGGACTGTGTTCTTTACAGGCTGTAACTTCAGATGTGTCTATTGCCAGAACTGGGACATCTCGCAACGGCCTGACAACGGCGTAGAGGTCAGCTCACGACAGCTAGCCCTTATCCAGATCAAATTGAGGTCAGAGGGAGCCCGCAATATAAACTGGGTCGGGGGAGAGCCCACTCCAAATATACCTTTTATAATCGAGTCCATGAGGATCTTGGCGGAAAAGAGAATAAACGTCCCTCAGCTGTGGAACAGCAATATGTACTTGACCCACGAGGGGCTCTCCTTGATGCTCCACGTGATCGATATATGGTTGCCCGACTTCAAATACGGTAACGACTCATGTGCGCTCAGATATTCCATAGCTCCGCGCTATGTTGAGGTGGTCGCGAGGAATCTCCTAATGCTCTGTAGGCGCGGAGAGGACATAATAATAAGGCACCTCGTCCTGCCCGGCCATGTGGAGTGTTGTACTAAGCCTGTGCTGAAGTGGATAGCGGAGAACTGCCCGAGGGCATTGGTGAACATAATGGACCAGTATCACCCAGACTATCTGGTGCCTAGATACCGGCGCTATGCTGATATAAACAGACTCGTAAGCGAGTTGGAGATGGAGGAGGCGTACAGATATGCGGACAAGTTGGGCCTAGTGTGGAGGCCTGTGAGCTAA
- a CDS encoding KEOPS complex kinase/ATPase Bud32, translating to MKLIARGAEAELYEIDWFGMRAVMKIRRPKAYRDPELDRIIRTKRTLNEVRLMSRAHSAGIKVPAVYFFNPAEGVIIMQYIEGPTAKQLLETGKEDVLYEVGALVAKLHKIGIVHGDLALTNFIYQSGATPYIIDMGLGYFVEPKRAVLEYARDVNVLMRILDTYGHKSDEYKELFWSGYASVNELAEVVKKGVDVIRASARYVER from the coding sequence ATGAAACTGATAGCGCGCGGCGCCGAGGCCGAGCTGTACGAGATAGACTGGTTCGGCATGAGGGCCGTTATGAAGATAAGGAGACCTAAGGCGTACCGAGACCCTGAGCTCGACCGTATCATTAGAACAAAAAGAACTTTAAACGAGGTCAGACTAATGTCGAGGGCGCACAGCGCCGGGATTAAAGTGCCCGCTGTGTACTTCTTCAATCCTGCCGAGGGGGTCATAATAATGCAGTATATAGAGGGGCCCACGGCCAAGCAGCTTCTGGAGACCGGGAAAGAGGACGTCTTATATGAGGTCGGCGCCTTGGTTGCAAAGCTCCATAAGATCGGCATAGTCCACGGCGATCTTGCTCTGACTAATTTCATATACCAGAGCGGTGCAACGCCGTATATAATCGATATGGGTCTCGGATATTTCGTGGAGCCGAAGAGGGCTGTCCTTGAGTATGCGCGCGATGTAAATGTGCTCATGCGTATATTAGATACATACGGCCATAAGAGCGATGAATACAAAGAACTATTTTGGAGCGGCTATGCTTCTGTCAACGAGCTCGCAGAGGTTGTGAAAAAGGGAGTAGACGTCATCAGGGCCTCCGCCCGTTACGTTGAGCGTTGA
- a CDS encoding radical SAM protein: MYYNIKRGEIARGCQYCLLGAKAVIFITGLCRYRCFYCPVNREKFGRDAIYVNDVPVKSVDEIVEIVAESGASGAAITGGDPLAVPDRVFLTVRALKRELGEDFHIHLYTKPSSLNRETVDVLISSGIDEVRLHLLGWSEVSVKRPAIFALKQAGISLGVEVPAVPGLEKTIAEAVNRLAAEKLIDFVNINELDVSDSNFQSLERLGFKIRENSVVGSFESAKRLMELISSVSVHICRSKSKDLFQIGARVFREAMINAGENEYVVDDGSILYTEEGVHPNSPTSRSIRVKIKLGGRYLEVS; encoded by the coding sequence GTGTATTATAATATAAAGCGCGGAGAAATCGCCAGAGGTTGTCAGTACTGCCTGTTGGGGGCAAAGGCTGTGATATTCATCACTGGGCTATGCAGATACAGATGCTTCTACTGTCCTGTAAACAGGGAGAAGTTCGGGAGGGACGCGATCTACGTGAACGACGTGCCTGTGAAGTCGGTGGATGAAATAGTTGAAATAGTCGCTGAGTCGGGCGCATCTGGGGCCGCAATAACTGGCGGGGACCCACTCGCCGTGCCCGATAGAGTGTTCCTCACGGTGAGAGCCCTCAAGCGTGAGCTAGGCGAAGACTTCCATATTCACCTCTACACCAAGCCCTCGAGCCTGAATAGGGAAACGGTCGACGTATTGATCAGCTCGGGCATAGACGAAGTAAGGCTCCATCTGCTTGGCTGGAGTGAGGTCTCCGTGAAGAGGCCAGCGATATTCGCGCTTAAACAAGCAGGTATATCGCTGGGCGTTGAGGTGCCGGCCGTGCCTGGGCTTGAGAAAACTATAGCAGAGGCGGTGAACAGACTCGCCGCCGAGAAGTTGATAGATTTCGTGAACATAAACGAGCTGGACGTATCCGACAGCAACTTTCAGAGCCTCGAGCGCCTTGGGTTTAAAATCAGAGAGAACTCTGTTGTCGGCAGCTTTGAGTCCGCCAAGAGGCTCATGGAGCTGATATCAAGCGTATCTGTCCATATATGTCGAAGCAAGTCCAAGGACTTGTTCCAGATAGGCGCTAGGGTCTTCCGCGAGGCAATGATCAACGCCGGCGAGAACGAATATGTGGTAGACGACGGCAGTATCTTATATACAGAGGAGGGCGTGCACCCGAACAGCCCGACGTCGAGGAGCATTAGGGTCAAAATAAAGTTGGGCGGAAGATATCTGGAAGTCAGCTAG
- a CDS encoding transcription factor, with protein MGEELREEERGEVRSELITKGEKKLVLIRWNTGKTSAGRLFGRYGPGGRPEFFKLLFGAVAGSLREQFGPDGENIFNRIRDSEKFRETSRELFDGLKKWFFEEAVPRYNLERGDIFMISTELVLDPDTGELLWNRDKTQLIYWIRSDRCGGSDAKLREERDRLAKEVELLKAENERLRRELEDVKRKLQQITSLLK; from the coding sequence ATGGGAGAGGAGCTAAGAGAGGAGGAGCGCGGCGAGGTGAGGTCCGAGCTGATCACAAAGGGCGAGAAGAAGTTAGTGCTCATTAGGTGGAACACCGGTAAAACCTCTGCGGGCAGGCTCTTTGGCCGCTACGGTCCCGGCGGCAGACCCGAGTTCTTCAAGCTGCTCTTCGGCGCTGTCGCCGGCTCGCTGAGGGAGCAGTTCGGGCCGGATGGAGAGAATATATTCAACAGGATCAGAGATTCGGAGAAGTTCAGAGAGACCTCCAGAGAGCTGTTCGACGGTCTGAAGAAGTGGTTCTTCGAGGAGGCGGTCCCACGGTACAACCTGGAGAGGGGCGACATCTTCATGATCTCGACCGAGCTCGTGTTGGATCCCGATACCGGCGAGCTGCTCTGGAATAGGGATAAGACGCAGCTGATATATTGGATCAGGAGCGACCGCTGCGGAGGGAGCGACGCCAAACTGAGGGAGGAGCGGGACAGACTGGCCAAGGAAGTAGAGCTTCTGAAGGCCGAGAACGAGAGACTACGTAGGGAGCTGGAGGACGTCAAGCGGAAGCTCCAGCAGATAACAAGTTTATTGAAATAA
- a CDS encoding DNA double-strand break repair nuclease NurA encodes MKGLLSEILRLAELEAPDSTGRLARLLDAAKELEQLTLKPPSIDPPDYIAIDSGYIELKYRHTNLLLITITKIDNKINNNVIIKKIERTNNNINRYVRELELKSAAEEKGYVLVDGPLTPYIRSPIGYVIGVSKDPVAARYWRSLGGKEAEWFKEISSLTSELYGAEILLQDKPRGTMLKPVDLGEFFATYIKGDSVFYIEFPRYIPLEVISSFFKYGYPIKLRLAHRYAKISRELLRSLRVLIPRFIDIQNRYREYL; translated from the coding sequence ATGAAGGGCTTACTTTCGGAGATTCTCAGGCTTGCTGAGCTAGAGGCGCCAGACTCCACCGGTAGGTTGGCGCGGCTCTTAGATGCAGCAAAAGAGCTGGAACAACTCACACTTAAGCCGCCGTCCATAGACCCGCCGGACTATATAGCCATAGATTCCGGATACATTGAACTCAAGTATAGGCATACAAATTTGCTTTTGATAACTATTACGAAGATAGATAATAAAATTAATAATAATGTTATAATTAAAAAAATAGAGAGAACAAATAATAATATTAATAGATATGTGAGAGAATTGGAGCTTAAGTCTGCGGCCGAGGAGAAGGGCTACGTACTAGTCGATGGACCCTTAACCCCCTATATAAGATCGCCCATAGGCTACGTGATAGGGGTCTCGAAGGATCCTGTTGCAGCTAGATATTGGCGCAGCTTAGGCGGCAAAGAGGCCGAATGGTTTAAGGAGATCTCCAGTCTTACATCCGAGCTTTATGGAGCAGAGATACTCCTACAAGATAAGCCCCGCGGCACTATGCTTAAGCCAGTGGATTTGGGAGAGTTTTTTGCAACATACATAAAAGGAGACTCTGTATTCTATATAGAATTTCCTAGATATATACCGTTAGAAGTAATATCTTCGTTTTTTAAGTATGGCTATCCTATCAAGCTTAGGCTTGCGCACAGATATGCAAAAATATCTAGAGAGCTTTTGAGATCACTTAGAGTATTGATCCCTAGGTTTATCGATATACAAAATAGATATAGGGAATACTTATAA